The genomic window CGAAGGACTACACCGACGTCGCGATCGACGCCGTGACGGAGGAACTCTCCGTGCACGTCGACGCCGACTCGATCTCCTGGGCCGTCGAACCCGAGCAGATCGACCAGACGACCGTCCGGCTGACCTGTCACTTCTCCGGCGTCGTCCGCGACACGCCGGTCGAGGCCACCGTCGTCGTCCCGGCCAAACTCTCCTCCGGGACGTGCAGTCGCTGTGGCCTGATCGCCGGCGACTTCTACGCCGCGACGGTCCAGGTCCGGGCGTCCGCCGACCGAGAGCCCTCCGACACCGAGATCGCCGACGCCCGCGACATCGCCAACGAGTACGTCGCCGAGAAGGAGGCCGGCGGCGACCGCGACGCGTTCGTCTCCTCGATCGCGGAGGTCGAGGGCGGCCTCGACGTCAAGGTCTCGACGACCCAACTCGCCCGGGAGATATCCAACCGGATCGTCCAGGCCCACGGGGGCTCCGTCGACTCCTCGGAACGCCTGATCACGGAGGACGGCGACGGCAACCGCGTCTATCGAACCGCCCACGTCGTCCGGCTCCCGCCCGTCTCGATCGGCGATATCGTCGATCCCGACGACGGCGAGGGCCCGGTGATCGTCACATCGGCCCGCCAGACGCTCTCGGGGACGCGGCTCGCCTCCGGCGAGGACTTCGAGGCCGACTTCGAGGACCTCCCGGAGCGCGCCGTCCTCGGCGATCGCACCGACGTCGCCGAGACCACGCTCGTCGCCGTCGAGGACGAGCACGCCATTCAGGTGCTCGACCCCGAGACCTACGAGGCGACGACGATCCCACGGCCGGACTTCGTCGACACGGACGCCGAGGAGATTCCGGTGTTCAAACACCGCGAGGGGCTTCACGCCGTTCCCGACGACGAATGACCGACGGCGACGACGATCCGGAGTCCTCGGCTCTCGAAACCGACGACCAGCCACCGCTCGCCGCGATCGTCTCGAAGGACCGCAGCCAGGCCGCGCTCGGCGCCCTTCGGGAGGCCGACCTGTACGACGACACTCGGCGGATCCGCGAATTCGACGACGGCACGATCGCGATTCCCGTGACCGCCGCGCCCCTCCCCGATCGCCAGGTGACGCTGGGCATCCACGAAATCGTGCGCCAGGAGGATCCCGAACCGCGCGCCGGCGGCCTCGAGGCACTCCTCCGCGAACGCGGCTGGACCGACGCCGAAATCGAGACGGCTCCGGGCTCCTGGGCCGTCATCGGCACCGTCGTCATCGTCGAGATTCCCGACGACTGTGCGGACGAGGCTGCGGTCGGCGAGGCGCTGCTCGACCTCCATCGCGAGGCCGACACCGTCCTCGCTCGCGAAGGAATCGACGGCCAGACCCGCGACCCGACGCAGCGAGTCGTCGCCGGGGCTGGCGACACCGAGACGATCCACGCAGAGCACGGCGTGCGCTACGCCCTCGACCTCGCCGAGGTGATGTTCTCGCCCGGGAACGAGGCCGAGCGGGCCCGGATAGCTGCGCTCGTGGCGGCCGGCCGTGACGCTGGGGCCGAGGGACCGGTCGCCACGCTGGGGGAGGAGAGCGGCGTCGATCCGGTGCCGGACGCCGTCACGGGGCTCGATCCTGCAGACGGCGAGCCCCTCGAAGCGGTCGGGGGCCCCGCAGAGCACGTCTTCGACATGTTCGCCGGTGTGGGCTACTTCACGCTCCCCGCGGCGGTCGCTGGCGCGGAAGTCACCGCCGCAGAGATCGATCCCGACACGTTCCAGTACCTGATCGAGAACGCCCAGCTCAACGACGTCGGCGACCGGGTTTCTGCGTATCTCTCTGACTGTCGGGAGGTCGCGGAGTTCGTCGACGCCGACCGCGTGCTCATGGGCCACTGGGACGCGGCCGAGTACCTCGACGCGGCGTTCGACGCCGTCCGCGACGATGGCGTCATTCACTACCACGCCGTCGTGGCCGAACCGGAGCTGCCGGACGACCCGCGGGAGGATCTCGAAGCTGCAGCCGCCGACGCCGGCCGGTCGATCGCGATCGTGGACCTGCGGCGTATCAAGAGCTACGGCGAGGGCGTCTGGCACGTGGTCGTGGACGCTCGCGTGTCGTCGCCGTAGCGGCTCTGGGCATTGACGGCTCACGACCGATCGGCCGGAGCCAGCGATCAGTCGTCGGAGGCGACTCGCTTGTAGGGCCCCGGCGGTAACAGGAGGTCCTCGACCTCGGGGAGGTGCTTGACGTTGTAGACGACCTTGAGGTCGTCCGTGACCGGCGTGCCGACGCAGGAGAGTCGGATCCCCTCGTCGGTCAACTCGTCGGGGAGGATGTGGCTGACCGGCTGGGCGAGCGATCCCTCGACGACGGCGACGGCGCAGTTCGCGCAGGCACCGCCGCGACAGGAGAAGGGCCAGGTGAAGCCGACGTCCTCGGCGCCTTCCAGCAGCGTGTCCCCGCGATCGATCTGGAAGCGGCCGTAGTCGCCGGGGTCGAGGTCGGCCTCGCTGGCCTTCTCGAAGAGGTCGTCGTCGGTGATCGACCAGCCGTGATCGGAGAGCACCTCGTAGTCGACGTACTCGACGGTGTGAGGCTCTGGCTCCGGGGCCGGTTCGGGGTCGGCGTCGGCTTCGTCCTCGTCGTCCCACGAGACGGTGGGACTCCAGGGCGATCGCTGGTCCGGACCGACCGCTTCGGGCTCGGGTGCTGGCGTTCGCCCCTCGCCGAGTAGCTCCTCGTAGGCGGTGCGGACCCGGTCGAACGCCGCAGGCGAGCCACCGTGGTCCGGGTGACTCTCGAGGACGCGTTCGCGGTACGCCGATCTGATCGTCTCCTCGTCCGCGTCGCGGTCGATCCCCAGGACGTCGTACGGGGAGGGCACGGGTGCCCGTTCGGTACCGGACCTGATGAGCGTTGTCCCACCGGAAGGGACAGAAGGGACGTTTCGCCGAATATATTCGCCAGAATGATCTCGCTTTCTGCCAGTTGCGACACCTCTCGCGCCGTGGCGAACGCCGCGTCTTCCGCCGGATACCGCGAGCCTTCCCAGTCCACCGGGGTTCGCGAGCCTTCCCAGTCCACCGGGGTTCGCGAGCCTCCACAGATCGCCACCGGGTGGGACTGGAAGGGGCCGACTGCTCGATCCGGCCACGGCGACGTAAGCACCGCAGGTGAGTGAGCGGAAGCGAACGAACCGAGGAGCGCAGCGAGCCGCGGCCGGTCGAGCAGGAGGGGGCTTCCAAGGGGTTTGCTATCGCTATTTAGCAGCAACCGATGCGATATCCACCAGGATTACACTTCGGAGAGAATCGAATTCAGGCGTTCAGCGTCTCCTCGAGGTCGCCGTTCTCGTCGAGTTCGGCCAGCACGTCGCTGCCGCCGACGAACTCGCCGCCGACGAACGTCTGCGGGATGGTCGTCCAGCCGCTGTGCTCCTCCAGCGCCTCGCGGTAGGCATCCAGCGCTTCGAGCGTGTCCACGGTCGCCACGTCGTCGCGGTACTGGCCGATCAGGCCGAGCGCGCGCTTCGAGTAGCCACACTGGGGCATCAGTTCGTTGCCCTTCATGAAGAGGACGACCTCGTTCTGTTCGATGGCGGCGTCGACGCGTTCCTGGACTTCCTCCGGAGAGAGCGACGGTTCGGGCTCGAACGACATGGCCGTCGGTAGCCGCTCGGGCGGGATATGCGTTCTGCAGTGGCACGGACGCTCGCGGGGCCTACGCTGCTCCCCACGGCGCGGGTGCTGCAGTCGACGCGCTGCGCTACTCGTCGACTTCCTCGGGCGTCTTCGTCGTCAGTTCGACGGCGTGGATGTCCGTCGTCATGTGCTCGCCGAGCGCGTCGTAGACCATCTCGTGGCGATCCAGCACCGTCTCGCCCTCGAAGGCCGGCGAGACGACCTCCGCGGCGAGGTGATCGTCGTCGTCGACGCCGCGGGGTCGACCGACCGTCGCCGTGGCGTCCGGGATAGCGTCCTCGATCAGCGCAGCGACTTCCTCGGGGTCCATGGCCGAGCGAAGACGGGCGAACGGCAAACCGGTTGCGCACTGCGTCGGCCGCGGTCCGACGCCGCACGACGCGATCGGAGTCCTACGGAGTCGCGCGGCGAACGACGTGTTCCTCGCCGGCGGCCACGGTCTCGACCGAGTCGAACCCGCGGAGGTGGCCCGAGAGGTCGAGCGCCTCGTGCCGGACGAACAGGCACGCACCGTCCGGGGCGAGCACGTCGCGGATGCCCGCGAACAGTTCGGAGAGCACGCCGCTCCCGGCGTGGGTCGGCGGGTTCGTCGCCACGAGGTCGAACGTCCGGTCCGCGACTGCCTCGGTGCAGTTCCCCGTCACGACGGTCGTTTCGCTTCCTGCCGCGAGGTCGGTCCGCTGGAGACTGCATTCCGCACACTGCGTCGCGACGCGGTCGTCGTCGGTCAAGACGACCGAGCAGTCGGCCGTCGCCGCTGCGAAGGCTCCGATCGGCCCGTAGCCACAGCAGACGTCGAGGAGGCGATCACCGTCCGCGACGTCGAGCGTTTCGAGCAATAACCGAGTGCCGTGGTCGAGTCCGCCAGCGGCGAACAGGCCGGGCCCGGAGACGAGTTCCAGGTCCACGCCGTCGACGGTCGGCGTCAGGGGCCGGGGTTCGACGAGCGGGCGCCGATCGAGCGCTTCGACCGGGTCGGCAGCGCCCTGCCGTCTCGCTTCGATCACGGCGACGCCGTCGCGTTCGCAGACGGTTCCGACGCAGTTGCCGATTACCTCGAGCGTCTCGCGATACCGGTCGAGTCCGGTCGTCGGTTCTGCGGCGACGATGCAGGTGCCGCCGGGTGCGAGCAGGCCAAACGCGTCGGCGATCCGCTGGCGACCCACCGCGATCGGCGTGTAGGGTTTCGGGGCGTACGCGACGACGTCGAAGGGCGGGCCGTTCGGATCCGGTTCGGTGGCACCGTCGCCACTGCCGAGCGAATCGAGTTCGGCGAGCAGCGCGACGTGCGCGTCGGCGCCGTTTTCGCGAGCGTTCCGCCGGCACAACTCGGTGGCTCTCGCGCTCGATTCGGTCATGGTGACGCTCGCAGCGACGTCGGCCAGCAGCGTTCCGACGACGCCGTAGTTCGCTTCGGGGACGAGGAGGTTCCCTGGGTCGCGATCCCAGAGCACCTCGGCGAGGAGCAGTTCCGCGGTGCGAATCGCGTCGGCCGAACAGACGCCGTCGGCGGTGGTGAACTCGAAGCGATCGGGGCCGCCCTCGGTCCGGGCTTCGAGCGCGAGGGTCCGCAGCCGCGTCGCCATCACGGCCACTCACCTCCGGGCGATGGAGCCCTGGGATTCGGAGCAGTAGGATCGGGACACAGCGGGTGCTGGCAGCGATGCGGTCGGTCGGGTGTGGTGTGTCGCATTCGACGTGGGTCGGCAGGCTGGCGGTCGTGAGCCGAGACGAGCCACGCCCAGAAGAGCCGACGAGCGCGGCCGCGACCGGGGCGTCAGCCCTGCGGAGCAGCCGCTGTCACGTCGTAGGGGCGTGGATGTCGGGTGCCGAGTCCAGCGAACGCGCCGCCGGGACCGAGATCCTCTCGCGGTCCGAACGCGGCGACGGCGCGCCCACAGTCGGCGAGCCAGCCGACCCGAAGCGCGGCGACGAGTCGTCGCGAGCGCCTATCAGATCAGCCAGGGGTCCTGTGCAACGTCGGTTCGACGGTCGTGTCGCGAGGAACAAAACCGTTCGGGGACGTCGCTGTCCGTGCAGGTGATCGGAACCTAATTCCACCGTCAGGCCCAACCGAGGTGGTAATGAGGCCCTCCAGGCTGCTCGCCGGCCTCCTCGCGTTCACGCTGGTCGTCCTGACGATCGGGGTGGCGTTCCCGCCGACGACGCCCGCCGACGTCGGCGGTTCGCAGTCCTACGTGGACGATCCCGTCGCGGTCGAGGGCGGCGAAATCGATGCCGATCAGACCGCGCTCTGGGGGTGGACCCAGCGGGCGATGGGCCAGAACGTGGACGCGACGCCGACGGTCGTGATCCGGGACTTCGGCGACGTCGGTGGCGGCACGGCGGTCCAGACGGAGGCCACCGAGTTCCAGTGGCTCATGATCTACGACGATCCCGACGAGCAGCCACCCGGCGGCTTCCTCGCGTACGTCACTGCCTTCTCGACGGACGTGAACGTCAACGCGGCGCGGCTCCCCGCCGTGCGAAACGGCACGACGGGTCGGACTGTCGAGGGCCTGCTCGTCCACGAGTTCGCCCACGTCGTCCAGTTCCAGACCCCGGCGTTCGCGGAGAACCAGCTCAGTCCGCTCTCTGCGACCACCGACGAGATCACGGCCTACACCGCGATGGTCGAGGGCGGCGCGGAGTTGGTTGCCGACGCATACACCAACGACTCCGCGGTCGAACGCGTCCGCCAGTACTGGAACGACCCCCGGACCTCCGCGGCGGCCCGCTTCGGCCAGTGGCCATACTACCGCGGCCTCGTCTACCTCGATCAGCGCCTCGACGATCCCCAGCAGCTCTGGGGGATCTACGAGGATCGTCCGCAGACGACCGCGACGATCCTGCGCGGTGACGCACCCGGCGACGGCCCGCCGAACCGGACCCTCTCGTTGGCACTCGAGGACTACCACAGCGAGGTCCGGGATCGGCCGGGCGCGATGCTCGCGGAGGTCGCACTGACCCGGGAGGTCGATCCCGAGCGCGCCCGCGACGTCGCCGCAGGCTGGCAGTGGGGTGCGCTCCGATCGATCCAGCCGGACCGCGGGACGGACGCGGATCGCTCGCTCCGCCACGTCTGGGTGACGGAGTGTCGAAACGAGTCCGCTGCCGACGCGTTCGAGTCGGCGATGACAGAGTACCTCGACGGCCGCTGGGAGGCCACAAACGGCACCTGGAACGCCGGTGACGGGCGTTCGTTCGACCTGATTCGGGTGAACGACGACTCACTGGCGGTGCTGGTCGGTCCCGAAGCGTTCCTCGCCGGGACGACGGTCACTGCGTCGGGCGACGAGTACTCCATCGTGGAACCGACGGGTGAGTTCACGTCGGTCGCTGGACCGTCGTCTGCCCCGGCAGCGGGCGTCGCCGCCGCGAGCGCCGGTGCCTGAGCGAGGGTTTATTTGCGGCGCAGTTCCAATGGACGTGCATGGATCGACAGCAATTCATCGCGCTGTTCTTCGTCCTGCTGATGGTGCTCTCGATGGTCGCGGCGGGCGCCTCGGCGCTGTAACCGGCGTCCGGATCGCTGGGCGAATCCGTCGCTCGTTAGCCGTCGCCCCAGACGTCGCCCAGCGGCGAACCCTTCGCGCTCCGTGAGTCGTCGCCGTCGTCGTCGCTGGAGTCGGTCTGGCCAGTGTCGGCGGTGGCGGCATCCGCTGCACCGTCCGTACTGCTTCCAGCAGCGCTGCCAGAACCGGACTTCGTCGACGCGTTCGCGGTGGCGGTCCCGGCGTCGCGACCGTCGCTGGTGCCAGTCGCGTCGCCGCCGGCAGCGACCGCGGCCGCACTGCCACTCGCCTCGACGGGGAGCCCCGGAATGTCGGGTGCTCGCATCTCGTCGACCTGCTCGCGGAACCAGTCCGGCATGACGGATCCCGCTCGTTCGAACACGTCGAGGAGCGCGTCGTCGGCGACGTAGGTCGCGCCGTAGTCGTCGGGCGAGCGGACGACCCGGCCACAGCCCTGGATGACGGTGCGGAGCGTCGTGCGGTAGTACCACGCCCAGCGGTCCTGTTCGAGCCGGTGGGCGACGCGGGCGTCGCCGGCGTTCGGAAACGGCGCCTTGCAGAGCACCTGCCAGCGCGCGAGATCGCCCTCGAGGTCCAGGGCCTCCTCCATCTTGACCGAGAGGAGGACGCCGGGGCCATCGGATCGCTTCCAGGCCACGAGCGTGCCGTCGCGGTCCTCGCTGTCGTGGGTCCAGAGCCTGGCGTCCTTGCCGCGGTCCCTGAGCAACTCCGCGAGGCGGTCCTGGATCGCGTAGGAATGGCAGTGCACCAGCCCCTTCTCGTCGTCGTGTTCGTCCATCAGGCGAGCGATCGTCTCGGCCATCCGCGGGAGCGTCGCGTCGCGGTGCTCGGTGGTCATCCGGCCGCAGGTCACGTCGTAGAGCCGGCGGTGCTCTAGCGGGAAGGTGTGGGGCAGGTCGACCATTGCGACGTTCGCGGGGTCGAGCCCGACTTGCCGGCAGAAGGCCTCCTTGTCGAGAATTGTTGCGGAGAGGAGCGCGAAGCGGTTCGCCCGGTCCCAGACGGTGTGGTGGAGGTACCGCTCCGGTTCGAGGGGCTTGATCGTGATCGCGCGGTTCTCGGCCTGGTCGATCAGCCACTCCGTCGCGCTGTCGGTGTCGCGGTAGTCCTCGCGGAACCACTGGAGGTCGCCGATGCGCTCCTGGAGGCGGTCGCGCTCGGCGACCTCGCTGGCGGAGAGTTCCGCCTGCCCGAGCAGGGCGTCCTTGCGGTGCTCGCACGCGGCGATGGCCGTCTCGGCGAAGTGGAACGCGGCCTCGACGGGGCCGGCGTCCTGCTCGTCCAGGTTCGGGACGGAGAGGTCGTCCCAGACCGGCACCGTATACGGCCCCAGGTCGATCGTCGCGTACATCTCCGCCCACTCCGCGAGCCCGTGGGCCTCGTCGATGACGCAGACGTCGCGCTTGCGGAACACCTCGGAGCCGGCGGTCTGCATGAAGTACGCGAGCGTCATCGCCGCGATCTGGCGGTTGGCCGCGAGGTTCCGGCTCGCGAAGTACGGACAGCGATCCTTCACCGAGCAGTCGTAGCCCGCCTTTCGGGCGCAGGGCGCCTGGTCGACCGGGGTGTCGCGCTCCTCCGGGAGGATGCAGTCGTAGTTCGACTTCCCGCGGATGATCGCGAAGTCCTCCAGCAGGTCGTCGTCGCTCACGTCGTCGAGCTGGGAGACCTGCGGCGTCGTGTAGTAGGACCCGACCGCTTCGGAGGCGTGGTCGGTGTCGTCGTGGGTCTTGGCCGTTCCGCAGATCGCTCGCGCGAGGAGTGACTTGCCGCTCCCCGTCGGCGCGCGCACGAGCACCACGTCGTTGCCGTCGTCGAACGCCGCTGCGATCCGATCCAGGGCGTCTTCCTGGTGACCGCGGTAGGAGGGCGCGGGGAACTCGTCGTGAATCCGCTCTGTGTGCACTGGAAGAGTGCTCGGCTGGGTGCCTGCTAAAGATGTCGTTCGAACTCGTGTTCGGGTTGGTGATCTGGCAGGATTGGTTCGTGAAGCAGTGTGATTACTACGACCGCAACAGCCGGCTTGGAAGCCCCCTGCCGCTCGACCAGCCGCGGCTCGCTGTGCTCCTCGCCTCGCTCGCTGACGCTCGCTCGGCTGCGGTACTTGCGTCGCCGGGGCTGGGTCGAGCGGTCGGCCCCTTCCAATCCCACCCGGAGCCGGTTTCCCGAGTGCGAAATGCGTGGGGATCCCCCTGCGTAGCCGGGGATCGACCGCCGACGCCAGCGACCCGACGATCCACCGGAAGCGAAAACCTATCGGGACCCGAAACGGGCGGGACTGGAAGGGGCCGACCGCTCGTCGTGTTCTAACGACGTAAGCACGGCCGAGTGAAACGAGGCCGCGCGCAGCGAGTGAGAACCGACGAGCGGGAGGGGGCTTCCACCTGCTGCTGCAGTGCAGTATCCTCCACTCCAGCACCAGATACCTCAATCGAATCCGCTGATCAAGGTCACCAGCCACTGCGCGGGATCGCTCCGTTTTCGCACGTCGACCCGAACCACCCACTTCACCCACTGGAACCCGCGCCGACCGGGAGCGACCAGTCGAATCGGCGCGCCGTGGCCGTGGCTCAACCGCTCGCCGCCGACGTGGGTCGCGAGTAGCGCGTCCCGGGCTTCCTCGATCGGAAGCGACCAGCGATAGCCCGTCACGGAGACGAAGCGGACGTACTCTGCCCCGCTCGCCGGACCGACCTCCTCTAGCAGGTCACCGACGCGAATCCCACGCCAGTCCTGCACGGTGTACCAGCCGCTGGTGCAGTCGAGCAGGGCTTCGATTTCGGCGTCGGAGTCCACGTCGCTGTATTCCAGCGTGAGCTCCGAGTCCACCGCCCCGCGCACGTCGAGGGTCCACGAATCGCGGTCGATCGGATCCGGATCGTCCGCGACCCAGGAGGTCAGCGGGAAGGCGTCGTTACCCTCTCCCTTCCTGACTTGCGATCCCGTAAATCGCCGATCCTCACCCGGCGTGCCGAGCAGGCGATTCGCGAACTCCTGTCCGCGGTAGGCCACCGCCCCGCCGACGAACAGGGCCGAGTACTGCAGCGTGGTCCGGCGGCGATCGAGGTCCTGCGGACGCGGCAGCCGAAACCGCGAGGTGAGGTGAGCGATCAGCAGCGGCACCAGCAGGAGGCCGAAGGCGACGTGGATCGAGAGCAGCGTCCAGTACGAGATGCGGACGTCCGATCCGCCGACCCAAACGATCCCAGTCGCGAGCGCGCCGATCGCTGCGATCGCGGTGAGCACCGAGAGCGCCATCGAGCGCAGCCATCGATCCGGATCCGTCAGCCGATCCCGGACTCTCGCGAGTTTGAACGCGAGAAAGACGGCGAACGTCAGGCCAGCGATCCGATGCGCCCAGAAGAGCCACCAGCCGGAATGGTCCGCGACGGTGAATGAGTAGAGCCCGGAGACCGTCTCGAAGACGACGATCGCGAACAGCGTCCAGTCGACGAGGCGTGGCGGCGGCTGGACTGCCTCCCAGGCACGACGGAGTGGGCTGAGGAGGGGGTCCAGCCGCGTGCGATCCATGCGCACGAATTGGTCACGAGGAGCAAGAAGCGTTGGGACCGGCGAACCACGGTCCGTCCGCTGGCGGTGCCGGATCGCGAGCGAGCCGGCTCAGCAGACCGGCTTCGGGTCGACGCCGAGGTCCTCGAGCGTCGAGACGTGCGCCTCGTAGGCGATCTGGACGGCCTCCAGCGCCGCCGCCTGGGCGGTGTCCCAGTCGTCGTCGCTGTCACAGATTACGTCGAGGAGTTCCATCGCGCGACCTTCCTGCTCGTCGAGGTCGCCGCGAAGGTCGCGGAACACGGAGGCGGTCTGGGGGTCCGCGTTGCCGACGAAGTAGCCGACGTACTGGGACTTCTGCTCGTCGGCGACGAGGACGCGGCCGAGGAATGCGCCGGCGCGGGCTGCCGTGCCCTCGATGCCCGTGAGGTGATCGGCGAGTTCGTCGCCGTCGGCGCTGGCCTCGTAGTCGTCCAGTTCCGCGAGGATCGTTTCGACGTGTGAGTCCTCCTCCTCGGCCGTCGCCTCGAAGGCTGCCCGCGCGTCCTCGTCGCTCTCGTCCTCGGCCCAGGCCGCGAAGCAGTCGGCAGCGGCCCGGTCGGCGTCCGCTGCCGCGGCGAGCACCGCCTCGGACTCCATCTCGCCCGCTGTCGCGGCGTAGAGCGACTTCGAGGAGCCCAGCCGCGAGAGTTCGGTCGCCTTCTGCTCCTGGACGGCGTCGCGGACGTCGGTGGCTTCCATGGCGGGACGAACGGCCTCGCGTCGCTTGTACCCATCGGGATCCGGGCCGAATCCAAGTGGGCCCGAAGGCCTCGCCTGCTCGGTGAACCACCCCGAATCCAGCGAACGCTTCCCGTGCGCGAGGATTCTTCCGGCCGGCGGGGAACCAGGGCGTATGGAGATTCGAAACGCCGACGTCGTCTTGACGAACCCCGGCCGGAACTACGTGGTCGTGCGCCTCGAAACGGCGGACGGCCTGGTGGGCTGGGGCGACGCGACGCTCAACGGTCGTGAGAAAGCGGTCGAAGCCGCCCTGGAGGAGCACCTCTTCCCCGAACTCGAGGGCCGGGACGCCCACCGAGCCGAGGACGTCTGGCAGTCGCTCTATCGGGGTACCTACTGGCGCGGGGGCCCGGTCCTGCAGTCGGCGCTCTCCGGCGTCGACATGGCGCTCTGGGACCTCAAGGGCAAGGCCGCCGGCCTGCCGGTCCACGACCTCCTCGGCGGGCGGACCCGCGAGTACGCCACCGTCTACGACCACTGCGGCGACGATTCGATCGACGCGATCGTCGAGAACGCCGAGGCGTCACTCGATCGTGGCATCGACCACTTCCGGGTGAACGTCGGCGATCCGATGGGCGATTACCTGGACCTCGACGGCGTCGTGGACGGCGTCCTCGAGGTCCGCGATCGCCTCGGCCCGGACCCCGAACTCATCGTCGACGTCCACAGCCGCGCCTCGCCCAGGGAGGCCCGCCAGATCGCACGGGGCCTCGAACCCGCGGAGCTCTTCTTCCTCGAGGATCCGCTCGCGCCCGAACACGACGCCGAGTACGGGGCCCTTCGAAACGCGACCACGACGCCGATCGCGTACGGCGAACTCGCGACCGATCCCTTCGCGCTGCAGCCGCTGATCGAGGACGGCGCCATCGACTTCGTCCGCGTCGACCTCGCGCACGTCGGCGGGATCACGGCGGCCCGCAAACTCGCCACCGTCGCGGAAGGCAACGGCACAAAGACGGCGTTCCACGGCCCACCGGACCTCTCGCCGATCGGCCAGGCCGCGACGGTCCACCTCGACCTCGCGCTCCCGAACTTCGGCGTCCAGGAACTCACGGACTACGAGGAGCGCTACGGCGACGCCGTCGGCGAGGTGTTTGCGGGCGGCGCGAACTTCGACCCGTCGGTCGGCGGCCTCGACGTCCCCGACGAACCGGGGCTGGGAATCGACGTCGACCTCGACGCCGCCGCGTCCTTCGAGTACGA from Salinarchaeum sp. Harcht-Bsk1 includes these protein-coding regions:
- a CDS encoding enolase C-terminal domain-like protein; amino-acid sequence: MEIRNADVVLTNPGRNYVVVRLETADGLVGWGDATLNGREKAVEAALEEHLFPELEGRDAHRAEDVWQSLYRGTYWRGGPVLQSALSGVDMALWDLKGKAAGLPVHDLLGGRTREYATVYDHCGDDSIDAIVENAEASLDRGIDHFRVNVGDPMGDYLDLDGVVDGVLEVRDRLGPDPELIVDVHSRASPREARQIARGLEPAELFFLEDPLAPEHDAEYGALRNATTTPIAYGELATDPFALQPLIEDGAIDFVRVDLAHVGGITAARKLATVAEGNGTKTAFHGPPDLSPIGQAATVHLDLALPNFGVQELTDYEERYGDAVGEVFAGGANFDPSVGGLDVPDEPGLGIDVDLDAAASFEYERSHLPKRRAEDGSVADW